In Patescibacteria group bacterium, the DNA window CCGGGGACAAAGAGGACTCGTCGTTTCGCCGCCAAAAGCAGGTAAAACCTGGCTTCTTAAAGAAATTGCCAACGGCATTACGACTAATTTTCCGGACTATCATTTGATGGTAGCGCTAGTTGGCGAGCGGCCGGAAGAAGTCACCGACATTGCCCGAGGCACAAAAGGAGAGGTTATCGCTTCTAATTTTGATCAAACACCCAGAGAACAAGTAAGGGTGGCCGAAATAACCCTGGACCGGGCGCGCCGACTCGTGGAAATGGGTAAAAATGTGGTTATTCTTTTAGATTCCATCACGCGGCTGGCCCGCGCTTACAACCTGGCAATTCCGTCATCGGGACGGACCTTGTCCGGCGGTTTTGACCCGGCGGCCCTTTTCCCGCCCAAACAATTCCTGGGAGCGGCCCGCTGTGTCGAAGATGGCGGCTCCCTGACCATAATCGGCACCGCTTTAATTGACACCGACTCCCGGATGGACGATCTGATCTATGAAGAATTCAAAGGGACGGGCAACATGGAGTTGCATTTGGATCGGAAATTAGCGGAAAAGCGGGTTTTTCCGGCCATTGATGTGGCCCGGTCCGGAACCCGTAATTTTGAGCGTCTGGTGACACCGGAAAGATTAAAGCAACTGGACACTTTAATTAAAATGCTTCATCTTCTTAATGACGACGAGCGGACGCCCATGCTCATCGATAAACTTTCCCATACGAAGGACAATGAGGAATTCCTCGAGTCCCTAAAGCAGGGAGGCTAGCTCCAAATTTCAAATTGTAAATTTCAAATTAATCTGCTATTCTCTTTCCCGCATGGTCTTTAGGGAACTTGGCTGCGACCTGACGGAGTATTGTCACTCTGTCAGCTGGTACCTGAACCGCAAAGCAACTTACGCGGGAGTGGTTTTTGAAACCGGGAAAAGTCTGGTTGTCACCGTGCTTAAAGCCCGGCGGGGCACTTACCAAAAACCATTTCTCCACGCGGGAATGGTGATTATTACCGCAACCGCCGTCATTTCTGCGCCTTTAATTGTTAACGAATATCCGACAGCCGCGGCCGGCCGGGTGCTTTCCGCGGCGACTTCGCCCTCGGCAGTTCTTAATACCGCAGCTGATATTACCAATGTCGATACTGTCACTCAGGAATCGGAAAAACCCCGGCGGGATGTGGTGGAATACACGGTCCAGTCCGGCGACACCCTGTCCACTGTGGCCAAAAAATTCAGTAACGACAAACTGGGGATTACGGTCGATGTCGCCTCTATTTTAACTTTGAATAATATGATGGAAAGTAAAGTCTTAAAGCCGGGTGATGTGATTAAGATTCCGCCGGTTTCCGGGGTGATTGTCACGGTCAAGAAAGGGGATACGATCCAGTCGCTGGCCAAAAAGTATGGTTTGCCCAGCCCGCAGCCGATTGTTGACTGGCCTTATAATTCTTTTGCCAACGACGAAACTTTTGCTTTGACCGCCGGCCAAACGCTGGTGATTCCGGGCGGAGTGGCGCCGGAAGTGGCGGCCCCGGTAGCGCCGAGAATTATTAATGCGCCGTCGCTGTTCTCCGGCGGCACCGGCCAGTTTGTCTGGCCGACCAACGGGATTATTACCCAATATTTCTCCTGGTATCATCCGGCGGACGACATTGCCAACAATATCGGGACACCCATTCTGGCGGCCGATTCCGGGCGGGTAGTGACCGTGCTTTACCAAAACCATGATTACGGTTTCCATGTGATTATTGATCACGGCAACGGCTACCGGACCCTTTACGGCCATATGTCCCGCATTGATGTAACGGTTGGTCAAAATGTTTCCCGGGGACAACAGATTGGGCTGATGGGCTCAACGGGCCGGTCCACCGGACCGCATCTCCACTTCGAGATCTATCAGGGTGGGACAAGAGTAAACCCACTGGGGCTTCTGAAGTAAGTTACAATAGTTACATTAGTTACGATAGGTAAGAAAGAATAAGTGGACAAGATCCAGAGAAATGCCCGACTCTTGGAACGTCTCATTAAGTTTTCTCAAAAGGTTATCTCCTTGTGCAGAAAGTTGCCTCGAACATCGGTTAATCAACGTTTGGTACCTCAAGTAGCGGCTAGTTCTGATTCCATGCCAGCCAACTACGCCGAGGCCTGTGCAGCGGAAAGTAACGCCGACTTTGTTCATAAAATCAGGATCGTTATGAAAGAAGCCAACGAAACCCGAGTTCATTTGCGACTGTTATATGTGGCCAATCCTGACTTCCAGAGGGAAATCGTCGAGCTCGGGAAAGAATCAACGGAGTACATTAAGATCTTCTTTACAATCGAGAAAAAGTGCCGCCAGAAAAAGCCCTCTTAATTTTCTGAATCCCTAATGAACTGTTGTTACTATCGTAACTTACTCCTAGTGGACCCGCGGGGAATTGAACCCCGAACTCGTCAATGCGAATGACGCGGTATACCGTTTACCTACGGGCCCGAGGAATACATTATATCAAGTTATCGCCGAATCCGTTGTAACTATTGTAACTATTGTTACTGTTGTTACTGTTCTTTTACTTCTTCCTTGTTGGTTTCTGGTTTGAAATAATTACACTCTCTCTATGCCAGCCACTCCTGTTTATGGCCGCCGGGTTCTGACCCCGCAAACGATTTTTACCTATCTGGTTTTGGCGGTAGTGGCTTACGCCCTGGCGGTCTATATTTTTGCTAAAAATTCCGGGCGGCTGGCTTTACCGGGAGTAGGTCTTTCCCTTTCACAACCAGTCACAATATCTCTTAATGCACAAAATAATTCCGGGGAAACCGGAACGGCAACTTTGATGCCTGTCAACGACGGCACCCAAACCCAGGTAACCATTAATTTGCAAAATGCCCCAAGCACTCCTCAGCCGGCTCACATTCATATCGGTGTCTGTCCCAATCCGGGAGCAGTGAAGTACCCGCTTAGCGATGTCGTTTCCGGACAATCGACCACGGTGATTAACGCGACGCTGGAAGATTTTAAAAATATGGAACCGCTGGCAATTAATGTCCACCAGTCGCCAAACGATATTCAGACTTATGTCGCCTGCGGAGATATCAAGTTTTAACTAAATTTTGTTTTCTTCAGAAAGAATTTTGGCGGCTTAACAGCCGCCGCCTGTTGGCTCTTTCTTTGCTGGTGCGAAAGAAAGGGCCGCAAAGAAAGCACCCCCGAAAGAGCTTCGGACAAAACCACGCTTCAATTTCTCGGAAAAATTTTTCCGTTCAGGTACGGATGAGTGCCTCTCACTCCAAAATTTTTCCTCAATTTCCCCGGGTTTTGTCTCCTCGCTCTTTAAGGGGCCCCCATGGCGAAGTGAGTGTGCAAAATTCTCTGAGTTTTGCCGAGGAGACGGCCTGATGCTTGCGAATGCAAACAGACATGGCCGAGGTGATCCTCAAAAAACGAAGAGCTAATTTTGCCGCAAACGCAGACCGGGGTGCCCTTCTTTTATGTCCAATTTTCTTGGGCAAGCAAGAAAATGGACCCCCGGTTCCCGGAGGGAACGAATTTTAATTAAAGAAATAATTTAGAGAATTTGGTAAAATAAAAAGAGAAATTTTTGGGCCCGTAGGCTACCGGTAGACTGGTTCCATGGCATGGAACAGAAAGGGGTTCAATTCCCCTCGGGTCCACAACAAAATTTTTCCTCCTTCTTCGGTAACTTTTTTCCTGCAATTTATCGCTAAAAAGCGGCCTTACTCTTGACATTTTTTCACGGAGGGGTATAAATATATATAGTCGTAAAATGTCGTAATAAGTCGTGATAAAGCTTAGCCTGAGAAGCTAAATCCCATTCCGAACGATAAATTAATTTCCACTGAAGAATTAATTAATCAGGCTAAAGCCAGGGGTTTTCTTTTTGGTGCCGGCAAACCGGTTTTTCTGCTTCATTACTACACTCAATTGGGTCTGATTCCTAATGCCGTCCGGATGCGGCTTGAAGGAGTCAAGGGACACACTGTCGGTTGCTATCCAGAAACAGTGGTGGAAACACTTTTAAAAATTCAAGAACTGCGCCAAGGCGGGTTGGTGATGGAGCAGATTAAGTCCAAAATTCTGGCAAACACTTCGGAAACGGATAATAACTTAATTTCCCTCGAAGAGCTAATCAACCGGGCCAGGGTGGCCGGTTTTATTTTTGGAGCCGGCAAACCCAGTTTCCTGCTGCACTATTACACTCAGTTGGGAATCTTACCTAAAGCGGTCAGACTCCGTCTAAACGGTATCAAAGGACATACAGTAGGCTGCTATCCGGCGGAAGCAGTAGAGACCCTGCTAAAAATCCAGAAACTGCGCCGGGAAGGAGTGGCGGTCAAGGATATCGCCCAAACGCTGGGCAACGAAGGGATTAAGCCGGCAGCCCGGCGGGAGGAAGCCGAAACTTTGGAAATTCTCCGGGTCGCGGCCCAAGCCCCGGTCCGCTATCAAGCCGAAACCGAAGCCGGCAGGCTGGCCGGATATTTCCAACCCCCACCGCCAGAGAGACAAGAAACAAGATACAAGATACAAGAAACAAAGAAAACACAAGATGCAAAAGAAACAAAAGAGAAGAGAAGCTGGAAAAGCTTTGCTTACACTCTTCCGGCAGTTTTAGCTACTATCCTTCTGCTGTTAACTACCGGCCTGAATATATATATTACTTCCTATCAGAAGAAAGTGGCTTCTGACCGGAATTTGCAGGCGGTCTTGGCCGAAAGCAGCAGCCAAAACTTTTTAGACATCCGGGCGGATACCGATGTTTCCGGAAGACTGACCGTGTGGGGGAAAGATGTCTTAACAGAAGCGACTTTAGCTTCTTCTTCCCCCTACCTTAGCAACTTAAACCAAAGCCTCAGCACGACGGCCACTCCTACTTTTGCCAACCTTACCTTAACCGCCGGCAAGATTGTCCTGGAAGACAAAACGCAAACTTTAAAAAACAAGACCATTGATGGCGGGAGTAATACCCTGACAAATATCTCAAACTCCTCACTTTCTAACTCCAAAGTCACCGTGACGGCCGGCACCAACCTGACCGGGGGCGGGGATGTCGTCTTAGGTGACAGCACCACGATTGGTTTGAAGGATAACATTAACATTGCTTCTTTGTCGGCTACTTCAGTTTTTGTTAACGGTGACGCCACGGTGGCCGGGAATTTGCTGCCGGGAACAAATAGTGCCAACGATTTAGGCAGCAGTGATCATTACTGGCACAGTCTCTATGTTAATAATATCTACGGCCCGCCGGTGGGGTCTTTTTGGTTCTGGCAAAGGGCTGCCGGGGCAGTGGCTCCGACGAACATCACTGATGATCTGCTTTTGGGCAGTACAGCCACAGCCACGGCCCAAATTGCTCTGAACGCGACCAACGGGAACATCACGACCAAGGGGACGATAAATGGGCTGGGAATAACCTCGGCCACTATTGACACGGGGACGTGGCAGGCAACGGCTATCGGAACCCAATATGGCGGGACCGGCCAAAACTGGAGCAGTGTGGCCCAGGGCAACCTGCCCTACTTTAGCGCTTCAGGGACCATGGGGACTTTGGCGCCGGACACGGTCAACAAGCTCTTAACGACCGGAGGCGCGGGGGCTAACCCCAGCTGGCAAAGTTTAGTCAATTTGCTTTCAGCCGGAACCGACATTTCTTTTGGAGGCAGCGAAGTGGTCACGGTTAACGACACTGCCACTTTAAACACCGTCACCGGCCGGGGGGCAACCACCGCTAACGCCATTACCCTAACCGGAGCGGGAACGGCTTTAACCGTGTCTAATAACGCCACGGTTTCTGGGACTTTAGGGGTTGGGGGAGAAGCCAGTATCAGTGGTAAACTAATTTTAGGGTCAAACACCGCCCAGATTAACGCGACCAGTAATAATGATTTGCAGCTGGGCTTTCAAAACACCGGCACCGTCCGGTTTCTAAATACCAGTAACTACCTTGACGCCAGCGGCAATTTTTACCTTTCCGGCAACCTCATTGCCAGCGGGACAACCGTCGGTTTCTGGCAGCGCACTGCCGGTTCCCTGGCTCCGATTAATATTACTGACGACTTGAATTTAGGCGCGACCGGTACCAGTTCGGCTCTGGTCCATTTTGGCGGCACTTCCGGCCAAGGGAACTTTATCAACACCGGCGCCGGGGTGGGCATCGGGACTACCGACACCACCGAAATGCTTAATGTCAACGGGAGGCTTTTGTTAAGTCAGGTGAGTGCTCCCGGAGTGTTAACCGACAAACTCTACAATTTAGGCGGCGCTTTAACCTGGGCGGGCAACGCTGTTTGTACCGCGGCCGGCAACTGCGCCGGGACAGCCAGTGCCTTAGGCGGGTCAGGGGGAGCGGGGTATATTTCCAAATGGTCTGGTACTTACAGTCTAACCACAAGTCCGCTTTATGTGGATGGTTCCGGCCAAGTGGGGATCGGGACGACCAGTCCGGCAGCCCAGTTTGCCGTCGGGGCCAATTCCGGCTTAACCATTAACGGGACCGGGGACATTGTCGCCCGGACTTTTAACGGCAATACCATCGCCACAGGGTCAGCGACTTTTACCATTCCGGCCAGCGGGACGGCAGCTTTAGGCACCGGGACTGCTAATCAGGTAGCCTACTGGTCAGGCACCAACACTTTAACTTCCGAAGCCCAGTTAGCTCCTTCCCGGGGAGGCACGGGGGCTGACTGGAGTTTGGTAGCCCAGGGATCGCTGCCATATTTCTCGGGAACCGGCACTCTTAGCACTTTGGGAGCGGGGACTGCTAACCAGGTCTTAACTACCGGTGGGGGCGGGGCAGACCCGGGTTGGACCAACATAGCTTCTTTAGTGACTCAAACCGGAAACATCTCTATCACCGGAACTCAGACTTTAAGCGTGAACACCGTCATGAACCCGACTTTTAGCACTTCGGTCACGACACCGCTAATTTACGGGGGAACCGGAGCTGGTTCTACCTTAACTTTAGCCGGGACTTCCAACGGCTCGCCGGTTAACGCTTATGTTTTGCTTAACCCGGCCGGTCAGGGCAATGTGGGCATCGGGACGACTAACCCTGTAACAACACTCCATGTATACAATGCCGGCGGAAATGACAACGGCGATGTTCAAATTTCAGGTACCACGAACCCGTCTATCGCTCTCGTAGACACCGGTGTGCAGGGATATGGCCTTTACATAGACACGAGTGACAGTAATAAGCTTAAGTTAACTAATGCGAATGCCGGCGTGTCCGCTGGCACACCACTTATGACGATCACCAGCGCTGGCAATGTTGGCATCGGAACGACGGGACCAAGTAAATTACTTGATGTATATAAATCTCAAAGCAGTGTCACCGACGAGTCGCAAGCGGCAGCGGCTTTCGGTGTCACTACGACGGGAGGTATCTATGGATATATCACTCCTAATCAGACTGGAAAAACAGTCACATTCGCTGGAGTTCGAGGCGGTCAGGCTAACGACGTATCGCTGCTCTTTAACCCAGCTGGCGGCAACGTCGGCATCGGGACGACGGGACCTTTGGGCAAGTTAGATGTCGGCAACCAAATGTATGTTCAGTCAAACGGAACCATCGAGAGTCCAGGCAGCAAGAACACGACTAACGGAATGATTGAAACATACTATAATGCTGGTGACAGATATGGTTTAGGTCAACTTTCCAATGGAGTAACAGCTTTGTACACATCCGATGCTTACAGCCCCAGCTCAATACAGTTTGGAAGAATAGACAGCAGCAACAATTTCATCTCTCTGATGGATATTACCCATGGTGGCAATGTCGGCATCGGGACGACGAGTCCGGGCTATCTTTTAACCGTTAACTCCAGCACCCCAGGCTGCAACGGGTGTACCGCCTGGACAAACTACTCTGATATCCGCCTAAAGGAAAACATTGCTTCCGTCTCCGGGGGAATTTTAGACAAAATTTTGCAACTAAACCCGGTGACTTTTAACTACAACGACACCTACTATACCCAAACGGGTTATTCCCGCCCTGATGGCCAAACACCAACTTACACTGGCTTTATTGCCCAGCAGTTGCAAACGATTTTTCCGGAAATGGTTTCCACCTCCAGTAATGGTTATCTTGACACCAACCTTTCCAACTTGCAGATCTATCTGGTTAAAGGTATGCAGGAACAACAGGGAGAAATTGCTTCCCAGTCGGCCGATATTGCCACCATGTCAGCCACACTTTCGGCCTGGAATGATTTGCTAGGCACCCCATCCGCCTCTCTGGCCGACTCGGTGGCCCACCTGGACGGCTTATCAGCCGATATTTCTACTCTCATGGCGGATAACCTGCAGATTAAGTCCGATATCGAGCTTCTGAAAGAGCAAATGGCCACAGTTTCCGCTAATTTGGCCCAGGTGCAAAGTCAAACCGCTTCCAATTCCGCTTCTCTGGCTTCCTTAAGTCCCTTAAGTAACTTAAGCATCTTAAGTGATCTGGAAGTCTCGACGGTTTCGGCTTCCTTTGCCAACTTTTCTGATACCTTAAAAGTGGTCGGCAAAACGGACCTGGCTGATACTAACATCGGGGGCAGCTTGACCGTGGGGTTGCTGCACTTTGACGATTTGAAAGCGGAAATCTCTTCCTTAACCGGCACCGTCACCGTTAACAGTAATTTGCAGGTGGCCGGAGATGCCGAGGTTATGGGCAGCGCGACCGTTTCCGGCCAGCTGGCAGTGCGCGGAGGTATTGTCGTTAAAGATGCCGTTTCCGGAGAAAATTATTGTCTCCGGGTGGAAAACGGGGTGATGACCAACACTAAGGGAGACTGCAAATGATTCGACAATGCCTTAGCCCTGTCGGGTTTATAACCAGGAAAGCGCTTTAAGATCTGGTCCTTAGAGCCGAACATTTTCTTTAAAGAAGAGGCTACATGTGTTAATCTGAAATTATGCCAAAAGTTTTGGCCCTGGTTTTGTTGGTAGTCATGCTTTTCGCAGCTACCGGGCCGGCATTGGCGGCCTCGTTCGAAGCCGATATTGCTTCCTCATATCCGATTGCTGATAGCCAGGCAGTCTCCGGCGACATTTTGATTGCCACAAACCAGGGAATTTCCCGGGCTTCTACCGAATATGACCAGAGACTGTTTGGCGTTTTGACGGATAAAGCGATCATGGTTTTCCGCTCGGCCGATCCCAATAACAAGCCTGTTTCCCGTTCCGGAATTGCCGTGGTGAATGTGACTAACGCCAATGGTCCGATTTCTAAGGGCGACTACATCACCTCCTCCGCGACTCCCGGCAAAGGAGAAAAAGCAACCATCTCCGGTTATGTGGTGGGCCAGGCGCTGGAAGACATGACCGGTTCCAGCGGCCAGATATCGGTGGCTGTCAGAGTTGAATACGCCGAAATCAGTAATGCCCGGACGCTCTCCAGACTGGTCGACTATGTGACCGCCGATGTTTTTCGCAATGTCAAAGATCAGGGTCAGTTATCAATGGTGTTGCGCTACATTATTGCCGGCTTAATTATGCTGACTTCGATTGCTATTTCCTTTGTCACTTTTTCCCGTTCCGTCCCTAAAGCCATTGAAGCGATTGGTCGTAATCCCTTGGCCAGGACAAGTATCATGATCTCTTTAAGCATGTCCATAGGACTGGTAATCGCGACAATTGGATTAGGTTTAGCGGCAAGTATTGTAATCCTGAGGATTTAACTTTAATCTAAACTAGATATTAGAAACTTTCATAGTGACCGAGCAGCTTTTTATCATCTTTTTATTAATAGTAGGCATCAGCCAATTGGTCCTGGCCATCTATCTTTTGGGTCTTGGCAGCAAGGTCAGGTCCCTTTTAACACTGGCAAAGTCCAATTCCTTGCCCGGCCGGGGAGAGCGGGCGATGAAGATTCTGGGCGGGGCATATTCCCAGGCCAAGAATATCCTTTCCCAGGCAGAATTAACAGGAATTAAAATGCACGCCGAAACCTCGCTGGAAAACAAGAAAATAGCCGACCAATTTGCCCGTGAGATGGCGGTCTCCAGTTCAAGAATTGAACAAATTATGTTTGCGGCCACGGATAAAGCCAATTCCCAGTTTGTCTCATTTTTGGATGACCTTAAAAACCATTCCCAGAAGGAAGAAGAGCTGGTTGTGGCCGACAGCCGCCAGCGGGTAGGGGCTTTTCTCGATAATTTTGAAAAAGAAATGGCCGAGGCGGTTAAAGCGGACATGGATAAAACTCAAAAAGCTCTGGCCGACTACAAAACAGCCCGGATGGCAGCTTTGGACGAAAGTTTTATCGCGGCCGCGCAGCGGGCTCTGGAAATAATCCTTTCAAAACGAATCAATCTGGCCGACCAGGCGGAACTAGTAAACGAAGCCCTGGAACAAGCTAAAAAAGAGAAACTCATCACCTAATTTTCAATTTGGAATTCGAAATTTGAACTGAATTTTTCAAATTTAAATTTGAATTGTTTGAAACATTTATTTCAAATTGTAAATTTCAAAGTTCAAATTGTCTTTAGTTTCTCAAATCTTAACTACTTGTCTCACTAAATCCGCTGCTCTGCGGGAACTAAGTAGCGTGGAGGATCAGGTCCGGGCGCGCAAGGTCAGCCGGGAGGACTTTGATAAGGCCAGAGAAGAAATTAAAACCATCGAGCCGCTTTATCTTTATCTGCCGGCGCAGGTCCCGGAAGAAAATTTGCAGTCGATAGTTGGCAAGCTGCGCCGCGATTACGGTGATAGGTTTTTAATCGAGATTAAAATCGATCCGGCGCTTCTGGGTGGCTGCGCCCTGTCGTATAAGGGAATCTATAAAGACTATTCGTTAAAAGCTAAGCTGGAGAAAAATAGAGAAGCACTGAAGAAAGAGTTTGACAAATTTTTAATTTGAAATTTGAAATTTGAATTCAAATTGTAAATTGTAAATTTAAAATTGTTTATGGAAATTGGTTATGTTAAAGCCATCAGGGGTCCAATAGTTTATCTTGATGGCCTGCCTGGCGCCAAGCTGGGGGATATTGTCGAATCGGACGGGGGAGCTTCGGGCTTTGTTTCAGGATTGAACTCAGACAGTGTCGAAATCCTGATTATCCGCAATGATGATGTCAAACCGGGGACCGCCTTTAAACCTACAGGTAGAAATTTAGCGGTGCCGGTGGGGGATTTTTTGCTGGGGCGGGGTATTAACCCTTTAGGCGAGCCGATTGACGACAAGGGAGCAATCTCGAAAAATCAAGAGGTTTTGCAGCCATTGGATCAGATTGCTCCGGGGGTGGCCGGCCGGGAGTTTATTCAGGAACAGTTTGTAACTGGCGTTAGCCTGGTAGATACTATTGTTCCCATCGGCCGCGGTCAGAGGGAACTGATTTTGGGAGATGCTCGATCCGGAAAGACGGGTTTTTTAATTGATGTTGTCATTAATCAGAAACATCAGGATACTATCTGTGTTTACGCTTGCATTGGTAAACCAGCCACTGATGTCTACGATTTGATGGCAGCGGTTAAGCGGGAGAAGGCTCTGGATAAAACCATTTTTGTCGTTTCTTTTTCCGCCGATGCCGCGCCGCTTATCTACTTGACGCCAAAAGCGGCATTTGCTGTGGCCGGTTACTTCCAAAAGCAAGGGAAAAATGTTCTGGTGATTTTGGACGATTTGGGAGCGCACGCCAAGATTTATCGGGAAATTTCTCTTTTAGCCGAGCGCACCCCCGGGCGAGAAGCTTATCCCGGGGATATCTTTTATGAGCATGCTCATCTTTTAGAAAGGGCAGGTAAATTTAATAAACAAACCGGTGGAGGGTCAATTACCGCTTTACCCGTCGTTGAACTGGGATTAACCGATTTTGTCGGCTTTATTCCCACCAATATTATGTCCATGACCGACGGCCACCTGCTGTTTTCCGCCAATCTTTATAATCAGGGCCAACGGCCGGCCGTTGACTTGCTTTTGTCCGTCTCTCGGGTTGGTCAACAGACTCAAAAACATGTTCAAACTGACTTGGCGTTTAAGATTAAACAAATGGTTAACGAAGCCGACCGATTGGCCTCATTATCTTCTTTTAGTACCGAACTTCCTCCCGAAACCAGGTTGCTCTTGATTCGGAGAGAGATGATTATGGAAATTTTACGCCAACCGCCGTCAGTCAACATCAGCCCGGCCAAACAAATCGTATTGCTGGCCTTGCCGTTTTGTCATTTTATTGAGATTAAAGACGAAAAGTTCCTAGTGGCCTTCAAAAAAACCGTTCTGGATGCCCTGGATACCGAGCCGAGACTCAAAGAATTCGTCAGCAAAGCTTTGGACTTACCCTCCGCGAATGAGCTGATTAAAGGACTGGAAGAACTAGGTCCGGTTATTATGGGCATCATCGGTAAAGTTAAACCCGAAGGTCCGGCCACAGCCGCGCCGGCAATTGAAGCTGCGTATCCGGGGGTAAAGTACCCGAATTCAGCAGACAAACAGGTAGGCACAGACAGACACTGACAGGTACAGTGGACCTTAAGACTTTTCTGTCAGCGTCTGGCATGTCTGTTAAGGTCTATTTTAAATGATTGCTCTTATTGACCCAATTCACGAGAATATTAAAACCGGTGAAACTATCCGGATAATGGCGGAGGCTTACTCGGAGCTGTCGGTTTCCCGACTTAACCGGATCCGAGTAAAAATTGAGCGCAACCGCCTTTTTGCCCTGGATCTAGCTCAGGCCTTTCACGAGGTTCGAGCAGCGGCCAGCATCTTTAATTTCAAGAATAAACCGGTTCGCAAACCTAAACTAAATGTTCTCCTGTTTTCCAATCATGGTTATTTTTTAAGTTTAGAAACACAAATGGTTCGCTTTTTCCGGGAGCAAGGGGATGACGGAGATATTCTAGTGATAGGCCGCAGCGGGGCGGAAATTTTCGCCGGCCAGGGCTACACCAAACATTTTGATATCCTGATTTTTCCGACTGATTTGCCCCGCAGTCTGGAGCTAGCCAAGGCTTCAGAACGACTGAAAGGCTATGATCGGGTTTCGGTCTTTTATCCCCAGTTTAAAACAGTAGCTACACAGATTCCCGTGTCATTTGACATTACCGGCGATTTAGGCCGGATTGAGAAAACCAATCATTCACCAGCTCCGGCTATTTTGGAACCGGAAGCGCCGAAAATGCTGGAGTTTTTTGAGGGCCAGATTGTCCGGTTGCTTTTGGAACAAGCTTTTTTGGAAGCGGAACTGGCTCGCACGGCTGCTAGGCTTTTAATGATGGATTCCACCCAAAATCGGGCCAGAGATTATATTAGAGCACAAGAGAAAGTCTTACGAACTCATATGAAAGAGAAGCAGGAAGGAAAGATTCTAGAACTGAGCTTGGGTTTTCTGGCGAGAAAGCGCAGGCAATTTTAAATTTCCAATTTTGTTAAAATTATTCGTTTTGTTCAGAATCTTGGCAAAGTCTAAGTTTAGAATTTAAAGTTGGAATGTAGTGTTTTGTTATACTGACTGTATGCCCAAAGATACCGAAGGTTATAAAGTTAAAGGCAAAGTCGTTCAGGTTAAGGGCCAAGTGGCGGTAGTGGAAATTATTTCCGACGCCCGACCCGCCTTGTATGAGCTTTTAGTGGCAACCGACGATCCAGAAATTAAGTTCGAGGTTTACTACCAATCAGAAGATGTTACCATGTGCGTTATTCTCTCAGAAGGTAACAAAATCGTGCGAGGAATGGAAGTGACCGGTACTGGGGAAGAG includes these proteins:
- a CDS encoding peptidoglycan DD-metalloendopeptidase family protein; translation: MVFRELGCDLTEYCHSVSWYLNRKATYAGVVFETGKSLVVTVLKARRGTYQKPFLHAGMVIITATAVISAPLIVNEYPTAAAGRVLSAATSPSAVLNTAADITNVDTVTQESEKPRRDVVEYTVQSGDTLSTVAKKFSNDKLGITVDVASILTLNNMMESKVLKPGDVIKIPPVSGVIVTVKKGDTIQSLAKKYGLPSPQPIVDWPYNSFANDETFALTAGQTLVIPGGVAPEVAAPVAPRIINAPSLFSGGTGQFVWPTNGIITQYFSWYHPADDIANNIGTPILAADSGRVVTVLYQNHDYGFHVIIDHGNGYRTLYGHMSRIDVTVGQNVSRGQQIGLMGSTGRSTGPHLHFEIYQGGTRVNPLGLLK
- the rho gene encoding transcription termination factor Rho yields the protein MSDLVGSPLDSTRGNMPAPVQSAAPTTDNSLPPMGAGPRDLNDANIPTMELKGVLDITPEGHGYLRPKFIPSERDVYISASQIRRFALRPGDWVEGIGRPPKETERYYGLLRVDKVNGEEAEKMMNRPWFDDLTPIYPDLQLKLETGSEPLSTRIIDLVAPIGRGQRGLVVSPPKAGKTWLLKEIANGITTNFPDYHLMVALVGERPEEVTDIARGTKGEVIASNFDQTPREQVRVAEITLDRARRLVEMGKNVVILLDSITRLARAYNLAIPSSGRTLSGGFDPAALFPPKQFLGAARCVEDGGSLTIIGTALIDTDSRMDDLIYEEFKGTGNMELHLDRKLAEKRVFPAIDVARSGTRNFERLVTPERLKQLDTLIKMLHLLNDDERTPMLIDKLSHTKDNEEFLESLKQGG
- a CDS encoding four helix bundle protein translates to MDKIQRNARLLERLIKFSQKVISLCRKLPRTSVNQRLVPQVAASSDSMPANYAEACAAESNADFVHKIRIVMKEANETRVHLRLLYVANPDFQREIVELGKESTEYIKIFFTIEKKCRQKKPS